Proteins from a single region of Butyrivibrio fibrisolvens:
- a CDS encoding glycoside hydrolase family 2 TIM barrel-domain containing protein — translation MRYLFDGGWKFLETGLDTTFDDIQKIKDDFKKVEIPHDWLIYDSTDLYRDGLGWYSKDFEYEEDADKRCFITFEGIYMDSEVYVNGKSVWTWKYGYSSFTFELTDYLQKGTNNITVSVRYQSLNTRWYSGAGIYRDVWLNITSETCLSNDGVYISSRPSGDDFILRIESEVSGSKADTASISAALDGVDIEELGLSEKVSIIDAPYCDYKELESGIKRYRYVNEYLVKNPKKWDPDSPNLYNIKVDLLVDGREVDEYRTRVGFRHIVLDPDKGFIINGRNIKLNGVCEHHDHGALGSAYNSKAMRRKLTMLKSMGVNAIRGTHNMVAPDVLDLMDEMGFVFISEAFDMWRKSKTTYDYARFFDGWHKRDVASWVRRDRNHACVAFWSIGNEIYDTHADEDGQRITKELSDLVKEFDHNGNGRPTIGSNYMPWENAQKCADILGVAGYNYAEKFYEEHHKAHPGWVIYGSETSSIVQSRNIYHFPASASVLSDDDEQCSSLGNSQTSWGAKSTESCIRVDRDTPFSMGQFLWTGFDYIGEPTPYHTKNSYFGQIDTAGFPKDVFYEWQAAWTDAGKAPMIHICPSYWDFNEGQTIDIRIVTNAPKAELYVNGERIGDHEFSNKPGSGSKIEWNLQIPYTKGIVEARALDTNGKVIAIDVIKSFEDAKKLCIKRPFEEGKDLIANTKDLAYLEISALDKDGTEVANAQDRVTVTVTGAGRLVGLDNGDSSDLDSYKGNSRRLFGGKLLAIIQTTGKEGDIEVTVTGEGLEESKYTFRSVKRLEGGIEYTVKSFEDSIEHSVKSDRLDEIGSSYTKKILCYEPLEALEACSDRVINLGQKDEVPIRKLELVNESGSNIFTQDDREKVLSVKILPENASYKDATFEAVTEFGAKSNIAELEVIDGKAVVRAKGDGRFFVRALSKNGSDKTRIISYMDFEVKGMGAAFLDPYNFVSGSMYESFEGEIGTGNDKGFATARGQKTIVTFNRLDFGRDLADEITIPVFALDEGTSRIKLWSDGEVVLDEIYDKPFMWNVYQEVTWKLKKPLTGVCDLSFETWNKLHIKGFEFKKNKRAFNEHLAVDADEIYGDTYTKEADIVSGIGNNVSLVYKDMNFGDDKPSKVTICGRARDGQNTIHILFEGDGISTREILEAYESDDITEYSFDIGNIEGDGTITFVFLPGSNFDMKSFRFGK, via the coding sequence ATGAGATACTTATTTGACGGAGGCTGGAAGTTTCTTGAGACAGGCCTTGATACTACATTTGATGATATTCAGAAGATTAAAGACGACTTTAAGAAAGTTGAGATTCCGCATGACTGGCTGATCTATGACAGTACAGATCTGTATAGAGACGGACTTGGCTGGTATTCTAAGGATTTTGAATACGAAGAGGATGCTGACAAAAGATGCTTCATAACCTTTGAAGGAATCTACATGGACAGTGAAGTTTATGTTAACGGAAAGAGTGTATGGACCTGGAAGTACGGATATTCCTCTTTTACCTTCGAGTTAACAGATTATCTGCAAAAGGGTACTAATAATATCACTGTATCTGTAAGGTATCAGAGCTTAAATACTAGATGGTATTCTGGCGCCGGTATTTACAGAGATGTATGGCTTAACATAACTAGCGAAACTTGCCTTTCAAATGATGGCGTTTATATATCTTCAAGGCCAAGCGGGGATGATTTCATACTTAGAATTGAGTCGGAAGTTAGCGGAAGTAAGGCAGATACAGCTTCTATCAGCGCGGCTTTGGATGGCGTAGATATTGAAGAACTTGGATTATCAGAAAAAGTATCTATCATAGATGCTCCTTACTGCGACTACAAAGAGCTTGAGTCCGGGATAAAAAGATACAGATATGTAAACGAATATCTTGTAAAAAATCCTAAGAAGTGGGATCCGGATAGTCCTAATCTTTATAACATAAAAGTGGACTTGCTTGTTGATGGCAGAGAAGTTGATGAATACAGGACAAGAGTAGGATTCAGACATATAGTTCTTGATCCTGATAAGGGATTTATCATTAATGGCAGAAATATAAAGCTTAACGGTGTTTGCGAGCATCACGACCATGGCGCTCTTGGAAGTGCATATAATTCCAAAGCCATGAGAAGAAAGCTCACTATGCTTAAGTCCATGGGAGTTAATGCTATAAGAGGAACTCATAATATGGTGGCTCCAGATGTGCTTGATCTTATGGACGAGATGGGCTTTGTCTTTATCTCCGAAGCTTTCGATATGTGGAGGAAGTCTAAGACTACCTATGACTACGCAAGATTTTTTGACGGCTGGCACAAGAGAGATGTGGCAAGTTGGGTTCGTCGTGACAGGAACCATGCATGTGTGGCATTCTGGAGTATCGGTAACGAAATCTATGACACCCATGCGGATGAAGATGGCCAGAGGATAACTAAGGAGCTTTCCGATCTTGTTAAGGAATTTGATCACAATGGTAACGGAAGACCAACAATAGGCTCAAACTACATGCCATGGGAGAATGCTCAGAAGTGTGCAGATATATTAGGAGTTGCCGGATATAACTATGCAGAGAAGTTTTATGAAGAGCACCACAAGGCACATCCTGGCTGGGTCATCTATGGAAGTGAGACTTCATCAATAGTACAGAGCAGAAACATATATCACTTCCCTGCATCGGCAAGTGTCCTTTCAGATGATGATGAGCAGTGTTCAAGCCTTGGTAACAGCCAGACGAGCTGGGGAGCTAAGAGCACGGAAAGTTGTATCAGAGTTGACAGGGATACGCCTTTTTCCATGGGACAGTTCCTGTGGACTGGCTTTGATTATATAGGAGAGCCGACTCCGTATCATACCAAGAACTCATACTTTGGCCAGATAGATACGGCAGGTTTCCCCAAAGACGTATTCTATGAATGGCAGGCCGCATGGACTGATGCTGGTAAAGCACCAATGATCCACATCTGTCCATCTTATTGGGATTTCAATGAAGGTCAGACTATTGATATAAGGATCGTGACCAATGCTCCTAAGGCAGAGCTGTATGTAAACGGAGAAAGAATTGGAGATCACGAATTCTCTAATAAGCCTGGCTCAGGAAGCAAGATAGAATGGAATCTTCAGATTCCATATACAAAAGGTATAGTTGAGGCAAGGGCTCTTGATACAAATGGTAAAGTCATAGCTATTGATGTCATTAAGAGCTTTGAAGATGCAAAAAAACTTTGCATAAAGCGTCCATTTGAAGAGGGAAAAGATCTTATAGCAAATACTAAAGACCTTGCATATCTTGAAATATCTGCGCTGGATAAAGACGGCACAGAGGTAGCCAACGCCCAGGATAGAGTTACAGTAACAGTAACAGGAGCAGGAAGACTGGTTGGCCTTGATAACGGCGACAGCTCTGATCTTGACAGCTATAAAGGAAACAGCCGAAGACTTTTTGGTGGTAAGCTTCTTGCAATAATACAGACAACTGGCAAGGAAGGCGATATAGAGGTAACAGTTACTGGTGAAGGGTTAGAGGAATCAAAGTATACTTTTAGAAGTGTAAAAAGACTTGAAGGAGGTATTGAATACACTGTAAAGAGCTTTGAAGATAGCATCGAACATTCTGTTAAGAGTGATAGGTTAGATGAAATAGGTAGCAGCTATACTAAAAAGATACTCTGTTATGAACCTCTTGAAGCCTTAGAAGCTTGCTCAGACAGAGTCATAAACCTTGGTCAAAAAGACGAAGTACCGATCCGTAAGCTTGAGCTTGTAAATGAAAGCGGCAGCAATATCTTTACCCAGGATGATAGAGAAAAGGTATTATCAGTTAAAATCCTTCCTGAAAATGCAAGCTATAAGGATGCCACATTCGAGGCTGTAACTGAGTTTGGAGCAAAGTCCAATATAGCAGAGCTTGAAGTTATAGATGGAAAGGCTGTAGTAAGAGCCAAGGGTGATGGAAGATTCTTCGTAAGAGCGCTTTCAAAGAATGGTAGCGACAAGACAAGAATCATCTCATACATGGACTTTGAAGTTAAGGGAATGGGAGCTGCGTTCCTTGATCCATACAACTTTGTATCAGGAAGTATGTATGAAAGCTTTGAAGGCGAGATTGGTACGGGTAATGATAAGGGATTTGCTACTGCTAGAGGCCAGAAGACGATTGTTACATTTAACAGACTCGATTTTGGAAGAGACCTTGCTGATGAGATTACAATTCCGGTTTTTGCTTTAGATGAAGGAACCAGTAGGATCAAGTTATGGTCAGACGGAGAGGTTGTACTGGATGAGATATACGATAAGCCATTTATGTGGAATGTATATCAGGAAGTGACATGGAAGCTTAAAAAACCCCTTACAGGAGTGTGTGATCTTAGCTTTGAAACTTGGAATAAGCTCCATATCAAAGGCTTTGAGTTTAAGAAAAATAAAAGAGCATTCAATGAACACCTTGCTGTGGATGCAGATGAGATCTATGGTGATACTTACACTAAGGAAGCGGATATTGTATCAGGAATTGGCAATAACGTATCACTCGTTTATAAAGATATGAACTTTGGAGATGATAAGCCTTCCAAGGTTACTATCTGCGGAAGGGCAAGAGATGGACAGAATACCATCCACATCCTGTTTGAAGGCGACGGTATAAGTACAAGAGAGATACTTGAAGCTTATGAGAGCGATGACATCACCGAGTATTCTTTTGATATAGGTAATATAGAAGGTGATGGAACTATCACATTTGTATTCCTTCCTGGAAGTAATTTCGACATGAAGAGCTTTAGATTTGGAAAGTAA